One part of the Solanum dulcamara chromosome 3, daSolDulc1.2, whole genome shotgun sequence genome encodes these proteins:
- the LOC129882982 gene encoding probable galacturonosyltransferase-like 7: protein MFWVTKFSGFFAAAMVMIVLSPSLQSFPPAEAIRSSHLESYLRFPSQITPTVPLNRFSFRKAPVFRNAGECTFSDRRILGKHGVCDPSLVHVAITLDVEYLRGSIAAVHSILHYSRCPESVFFHFLVSETNLETLVRSTFPQLKFKVYYFDPERVRKIISTSVRQALEQPLNYARNYLADLLESCVSRVIYLDSDLVVVDDISKLWSTSLGTKTIGAPEYCHANFTKYFTTSFWSEPRFSGTFSGMKPCYFNTGVMVIDLKKWRRVGYTKRIEKWMDIQKTNRIYELGSLPPYLLVFAGHVAPIEHRWNQHGLGGDNVKGSCRDLHPGPVSLLHWSGSGKPWLRLDSKEPCPLDSLWAPYDLYGFSS from the coding sequence ATCCTTACAATCATTCCCACCTGCTGAAGCTATTAGATCGTCTCACCTTGAATCCTATCTCCGATTTCCCAGTCAAATCACACCCACTGTTCCCCTTAATCGCTTCTCATTCCGTAAAGCCCCTGTATTCCGAAATGCCGGTGAATGCACTTTTAGTGACAGAAGAATATTGGGGAAACATGGGGTTTGCGATCCTTCGCTTGTTCATGTTGCGATTACTCTTGATGTTGAGTATCTTCGTGGTTCAATAGCCGCTGTGCATTCAATTTTGCACTATTCGAGATGTCCTGAGAGTGTATTCTTCCATTTTCTGGTTTCCGAAACCAATCTCGAAACCCTAGTTCGATCCACCTTCCCTCAGTTGAAATTTAAGGTATATTACTTTGATCCTGAACGAGTTCGAAAGATTATATCCACTTCCGTTAGACAAGCGCTTGAACAGCCCTTGAACTACGCCAGAAATTACTTGGCTGATCTTCTGGAATCCTGTGTTAGTAGAGTTATCTACTTGGATTCGGATCTTGTCGTTGTTGATGACATCTCTAAGCTATGGAGTACAAGTTTGGGTACAAAAACCATTGGAGCTCCGGAGTATTGTCACGCCAATTTCACGAAATATTTCACGACGTCGTTTTGGTCGGAACCGAGATTTTCCGGGACGTTTTCCGGCATGAAACCGTGTTACTTCAACACAGGGGTTATGGTTATAGATCTGAAAAAATGGAGACGGGTCGGGTACACGAAGCGGATAGAGAAATGGATGGATATCCAGAAGACGAATCGGATCTATGAACTGGGTTCACTACCGCCGTACCTATTGGTCTTCGCCGGACACGTGGCGCCAATTGAGCATAGATGGAATCAGCACGGTTTAGGCGGTGATAATGTGAAGGGAAGTTGCCGTGATTTACATCCCGGTCCGGTGAGCCTCCTTCACTGGAGCGGCTCCGGCAAGCCGTGGCTCCGGCTCGACTCAAAAGAGCCGTGTCCGCTTGATTCTCTATGGGCACCTTACGATTTGTATGGATTCTCGTCGTGA